In Colletotrichum higginsianum IMI 349063 chromosome 3, whole genome shotgun sequence, a genomic segment contains:
- a CDS encoding Adenylyl cyclase-associated protein yields MATNNMHNLTTLIKRLEAATARLEDIATSTIELPQAVPSLNQSVESAPSAPNATTPPPPPPQAAAAPQAPPEPVPESVEEFDQFIATSVDKYVNISKQLGGLIADQAAKVLQGFQAQRNFLLITTKAKKPDLNGAEMAVYQDLLKPINEALVAVSNIKESNRGSAVFSQLSAVAEGIMVLAWVTVDNRPFKHVEDSLGSAQFFGNRVLKEQKDKDAQQTEWVQAFYQVFRDLTDYVKQHFPNGIPWNPKGQPAQEVAKSLSASSAPPPPPPPPAGGLPPPPPPPGPPPVFEIKEETPGEKGGLGAVFSELNKGEAVTKGLRKVDRSEMTHKNPSLRASSTVPEREGSVRGKSPAPGKKPKPESMRVKKPPKKVLEGNKWTVENFEKEPQPIEIDASISHSILISKCSNTTIIVKGKANAVTIENSSRLSLIVESLVSTVDVIKSQNFALQVLGAVPAVLMDSIDGAQIYFSKESTGTKIYSSKSSGINLNVISGEDEDYKEVPLPSQICSYFDEGKGDLVNEIVSHSG; encoded by the exons ATGGCAACCAACAATATGCATAATCTCACGACCCTCATCAAGCG ACTCGAAGCTGCCACAGCTAGACTCGAAGATATTGCTACATCGACCATCGAGCTCCCTCAAGCCGTCCCATCCCTCAACCAGTCTGTCGAATCGGCGCCTTCCGCCCCAAATGCTAcgaccccccctcccccgccgccgcaagcAGCCGCCGCGCCGCAAGCACCCCCTGAGCCAGTCCCTGAGTCCGTCGAGGAGTTTGACCAGTTCATAGCCACCTCGGTCGACAAATACGTCAACATAAGCAAGCAACTGGGGGGCCTCATTGCCGACCAG GCTGCCAAAGTCTTGCAAGGTTTTCAAGCCCAGCGCAACTTCCtgctcatcaccaccaaggCCAAAAAGCCCGACCTGAACGGCGCCGAGATGGCCGTATACCAGGACCTCCTCAAACCCATCAATGAAGCTCTTGTTGCTGTCAGCAACATCAAGGAGTCCAACCGAGGATCGGCTGTCTTTAGTCAGCTAAGCGCCGTTGCAGAGGGCATCATGGTTCTCGCCTGGGTCACTGTCGATAACCGTCCCTTCAAGCATGTCGAGGATTCACTGGGCTCGGCCCAGTTCTTCGGCAATAGAGTGCTGAAGGAACAGAAGGATAA GGACGCGCAACAGACTGAATGGGTCCAGGCCTTCTACCAAGTATTCCGCGATCTCACCGACTACGTGAAGCAACACTTCCCTAACGGCATCCCCTGGAACCCCAAGGGTCAGCCGGCCCAGGAAGTCGCCAAGTCTCtgtccgcctcctccgccccccctcctccccctccccctccggCTGGCGGTctgccgcctccgcctccgcctcccggCCCACCCCCCGTGTTTGAAATCAAGGAGGAGACACCCGGCGAAAAGGGCGGGTTGGGCGCCGTCTTTTCTGAGCTGAACAAGGGCGAGGCCGTGACAAAGGGTCTTCGCAAGGTAGACAGATCAGAAATGACGCACAAGAACCCGTCGCTCCGCGCAAGCTCGACCGTACCTGAGCGAGAGGGATCGGTGCGTGGCAAGAGCCCGGCTCCGGGAAAGAAGCCTAAGCCGGAAAGCATGCGTGTCAAGAAGCCGCCAAAGAAGGTGCTCGAGGGCAACAAGTGGACTGTC GAAAACTTTGAGAAGGAGCCCCAGCCTATCGAGATTGATGCATCCATCTCCCACTCTATTCTCATCAGCAAGTGTagcaacaccaccatcattgtcaagggcaaggccaacGCTGTCACCATTGAGAACTCGAGCCGTCTATCGCTGATTGTCGAGTCTCTGGTGTCCACAGTGGACGTCATTAAGTCCCAGAACTTTGCGCTGCAAGTCCTTGGGGCTGTGCCGGCTGTCCTGATGGATTCTATCGACGGCGCTCAAATCTACTTCAGCAAGGAGAGCACGGGAACCAAGATCTACTCCAGCAAGTCCTCTGGTATTAATCTGAATGTCATTTCgggagaagacgaggactACAAGGAAGTTCCCCTGCCGTCGCAGATTTGCTCTTACTTTGACGAAGGCAAAGGCGACCTCGTCAACGAAATCGTCTCTCACTCCGGCTGA
- a CDS encoding SWIRM domain-containing protein, with amino-acid sequence MEDQTNYGISSAASPGSNSILSQPPLQPAAPAAGDGAEDVQMTEGPVAELNIKQDSATPAPGVTSDNPLDAPDGPAPEATQDEEMGGSRDETKDAQVAKDSDDNVANDADGQDSKTKETLESAAREHLISQTHAIVLPSYSTWFDMNTINDIERKAMSEFFNSRNRSKTPAVYKDYRDFMINTYRLNPVEYLTVTACRRNLAGDVCAIMRVHSFLEQWGLINYQVDAEQRPSHVGPPFTGHFKIICDTPRGLQPWQPSADAVVSAGKPSTDTDKKVTATPGAKSDLNLEVSRNIYEASAKGTKLNKTEPKTNGETPVTNGISGVEEATKTPIVKVNCHTCGIDCTRLYYHSSQADPNSKTKYDVCPSCYLEGHLPGNQTSAQFTRMENPTYTTVLDRDAPWSDAEILRLLEGIERMDDDWNEIADHVGTRTREECVLQFLSLDIEGKYADSDLAVNAPTGLAMLGQQGGHLPFSQADNPVMSVVGFLAGLADPASTAAAANKSAEELKRKLRRRLEGGHSEEQAATNGKGKDKDGGDSMDIDIRQDVTTTTTTTTRTTTLATIPMATMGARAAGLVSHEEREMTRLVSAAANLTLQKLELKLKYFNEMEAILQAERRELERGRQQLFLDRLAFKRRVREVQDSLKTAVETGGDQGLKLAQDAMMDGANLTFQAAPGPGAVPPLSSEGQIKSFEA; translated from the exons ATGGAAGACCAAACGAACTACGGCATCTCGAGTGCCGCTTCTCCAGGCAGCAACTCAATTCTTTCGCAGCCACCTCTGCAGCCTGCTGCACCCGCGGCAGgtgatggcgctgaag ATGTCCAGATGACCGAGGGCCCTGTTGCCGAACTCAACATCAAGCAGGATAGTGCAACTCCCGCACCGGGTGTCACATCTGACAACCCTCTCGATGCTCCGGATGGCCCTGCGCCCGAGGCTACTCAGGACGAAGAAATGGGCGGTTCTCGCGACGAAACGAAGGATGCCCAGGTCGCAAAGGATAGCGACGACAACGTTGCAAACGACGCAGACGGTCAAGATTCCAAGACCAAGGAGACGCTTGAATCTGCAGCCCGGGAGCACCTCATCTCGCAAACGCATGCAATTGTCCTGCCGAGCTACAGCACCTGGTTTGATATGAACACCATCAACGACATTGAGCGCAAGGCTATGTCCGAGTTCTTCAACAGTCGCAACCGCAGCAAGACTCCCGCCGTCTACAAGGATTACCGCGACTTCATGATCAACACTTACAGACTGAACCCCGTGGAATATCTCACTGTCACGGCTTGCCGGCGCAACTTGGCTGGAGATGTTTGCGCCATCATGCGCGTTCACTCATTCCTTGAGCAATGGGGCTTGATCAACTATCAG GTTGATGCCGAGCAACGACCTTCGCACGTTGGCCCTCCCTTCACTGGCCACTTCAAGATTATCTGCGATACGCCCCGCGGCCTCCAGCCATGGCAACCCTCTGCTGATGCCGTCGTTTCGGCAGGCAAGCCAAGTACCGATACTGACAAGAAGGTTACGGCAACGCCCGGTGCCAAGAGCGATCTCAACTTGGAAGTTAGCCGGAACATATACGAGGCAAGCGCCAAAGGAACGAAGCTCAACAAGACGGAGCCAAAGACCAATGGCGAAACACCTGTGACTAACGGTATATCGGGTGTTGAGGAGGCTACCAAGACGCCCATTGTCAAGGTTAACTGCCACACCTGCGGTATCGACTGTACCAGGTTATATTACCACAGCTCACAGGCCGATCCTAACTCCAAGACCAAGTACGATGTCTGTCCCAGCTGCTACCTGGAGGGCCATCTTCCCGGTAACCAGACCAGCGCCCAGTTTACCCGTATGGAGAATCCCACTTACACAACTGTCCTCGATCGGGATGCGCCTTGGAGCGATGCAGAAATACTGCGGTTGCTTGAGGGCATCGAGAGGATGGATGATGACTGGAACGAAATCGCGGACCATGTGGGTACTCGAACACGCGAAGAGTGCGTCTTGCAGTTCCTGTCCCTGGACATTGAGGGCAAGTACGCAGACTCGGACCTTGCGGTGAATGCGCCAACCGGGCTTGCCATGCTCGGACAGCAGGGTGGTCACCTACCCTTTAGCCAAGCGGACAACCCTGTCATGTCCGTGGTCGGCTTCCTTGCGGGTCTCGCAGACCCTGCCAGCACGGCGGCAGCCGCCAACAAGTCAGCCGAGGAGCTTAAGCGCAAGCTTCGCAGGCGACTCGAGGGTGGACACTCCGAGGAGCAGGCTGCAACCaacggcaagggcaaggacaAGGATGGTGGTGACTCAATGGACATCGATATCCGACAAGACGTaacgactacgacgacgactacgacaagAACGACAACTCTGGCGACAATTCCAATGGCTACGATGGGTGCCCGTGCCGCCGGTCTCGTGTCACACGAGGAGCGTGAAATGACACGACTGGTCTCTGCTGCTGCGAACCTCACGCTGCAGAAGCTGGAGCTAAAATTGAAATATTTCAATGAGATGGAAGCCATTTTGCAGGCAGAGCGAAGAGAGCTCGAGCGCGGCCGGCAACAGTTGTTCCTGGACCGTCTTGCATTCAAGCGCCGTGTCCGAGAGGTGCAAGATTCACTCAAGACGGCAGTCGAGACGGGCGGGGACCAAGGCCTGAAGCTGGCACAAGATGCGATGATGGATGGTGCCAACCTCACATTCCAGGCGGCACCTGGGCCCGGCGCGGTGCCGCCACTGAGCAGCGAAGGACAGATTAAGAGTTTTGAAGCTTGA
- a CDS encoding Electron transfer flavoprotein domain-containing protein — translation MLFLARRAATSGAAAASRGLSGFRSRSTRSLLSTLAILEQREGQLNHGSLGAITAAKKLGGPIHGFVAGSNIKGVADEAAKVEGVEKIIAVDNAAYDKGLPENFAPLLIENIKKGGYTHIIAGHTAFGKNLMPRVAALLDSQQISDITSIENENTFVRPIYAGNAIATVESSDAIKVVTIRATAFPAAEVASGSAAIEDGVDPKSESTTEWVSEDLAKSDRPDLSTASRVVSGGRGLKSKEDFDKVMLPLADSLGAAVGASRAAVDSGYADNSLQVGQTGKVVAPQLYLAVGISGAIQHLAGMKDSKVIAAINKDGDAPIFQIADVGLVGDLFDKVPELTEKIKQ, via the exons ATGCTCTTTCTCGCTCGAAGAGCCGCTACCAGCggggctgcggcggcgtctaGGGGACTTTCGGGGTTCCGGTCTCGATCAACAAGAAGCCTCCTGTCCACCCTTGCGATTCTTGAGCAGAGGGAGGGTCAATTGAACCATGGATCCTTGGGAGCCATCACCGCTGCAAAGAAACTGGGCGGTCCTATTCACGGCTTTGTGGCGGGAAGCAACATTAAGGGGGTTGCCGATGAAGCAGCCAAGGTTGAGGGTGTCGAGAAGATCATTGCAGTTGACAACGCCGCTTACGACAAG GGCCTGCCCGAGAACTTTGCGCCGCTCTTGATTGAAAACATCAAGAAGGGCGGATACACTCACATTATTGCTGGACATACTGCCTTTGGCAAGAACCTGATGCCTCGCGTTGCGGCCCTGCTGGACTCGCAGCAGATCTCCGACATCACCTCCATCGAGAATGAGAACACGTTCGTTCGCCCCATTTACGCTGGTAACGCCATTGCGACCGTCGAATCGTCCGATGCGATCAAGGTCGTCACAATTCGAGCAACTGCCTTCCCGGCTGCAGAGGTCGCCAGTGGCTCAGCggccatcgaggacggcgtcgatccCAAGTCCGAGTCTACTACCGAGTGGGTGTCGGAGGACCTCGCCAAGTCGGACAGGCCGGACCTCTCAACTGCGAGCAGAGTTGTGTCTGGCGGCAGAGGTCTCAAGTCAAAGGAGGATTTTGACAAGGTCATGCTCCCTCTGGCCGATTCTCTGGGGGCCGCTGTCGGGGCTTCGAGAGCTGCCGTTGATAGCGGATATGCCGACAACAGCCTTCAAGTCGGCCAAACTGGCAAGGTCGTTGCACCTCAGCTGTATTTGGCCGTGGGCATCTCTGGTGCCATCCAGCACCTAGCGGGTATGAAGGATAGCAAGGTCATTGCCGCTATCAACAAGGATGGAGACGCCCCCATTTTCCAAATCGCAGATGTTGGTCTCGTCGGCGACTTGTTTGACAAGGTGCCTGAGTTGACGGAGAAGATTAAGCAATAG
- a CDS encoding PfkB family carbohydrate kinase, whose product MADVDSQAPPEQRLTKEEFAALPPIDFVTLGMFIIDEIHFLPPTPPVYDILGGAGSYGALGARLFSPPPNASSVGWIVDMGSDFPLSLTDLISSWGTSVVLRDDPERLTTRGWNGYESAEKRAFRYTTPKKRLAAGDLTPHLLLSRSFHLICSPARCRDLVTEITSSRKRVCPPDVYTKPIFIWEPVPDLCTPDELLNCTNTLPLVDICSPNHSELAGFMGDDGLDPETGDISKVAIERACEQLLASMPLSSFTLVIRAGAKGCYVARNGGRKRQSNTWDDAGPKRRKKEYARGGLQPDTDIEALFAGLLQDGDGVVVREEVEIDSGIGQWISAVHTDPAKVVDPTGGGNTFLGGLAVALARGKGVEEAATWGSVAASFAIEQVGVPKLDQDENGIETWNGVKVEDRLAEFKSRL is encoded by the exons atggccgacgtcGATTCACAAGCGCCGCCAGAGCAACGTCTCACCAAGGAAGAGTTTGCTGCGCTGCCTCCCATTGACTTTGTGACGCTGGGCATGTTCATAATTG ATGAAATACACTTCTTGCCGCCTACGCCGCCAGTTTATGATatccttggcggcgccggatCATACGGTGCTCTAGGAGCACGTCtcttctcgccgcctcccaATGCCTCATCTGTGGGCTGGATTGTCGACATGGGCTCCGACTTCCCGTTGTCCTTGACCGACCTGATTAGCAGCTGGGGGACATCCGTCGTGCTCCGTGACGACCCTGAGCGCCTAACCACCCGCGGTTGGAACGGTTATGAAAGCGCCGAAAAGCGTGCCTTCAGATACACCACCCCTAAGAAACGCCTCGCGGCTGGCGATTTGACACCCCATCTACTGCTGTCCAGGTCCTTCCACCTCATCTGCTCACCGGCCAGATGCAGAGACCTGGTCACAGAGATTACCTCATCTCGCAAGCGCGTGTGTCCACCTGATGTGTACACCAAGCCCATATTCATATGGGAACCCGTACCAGATCTTTGTACGCCTGACGAGCTCCTCAACTGCACCAATACCCTACCCCTCGTCGATATCTGTAGCCCGAACCACTCGGAGCTGGCCGGTTTCATGGGCGATGATGGCTTGGACCCGGAGACCGGCGATATCTCCAAGGTGGCCATTGAAAGGGCTTGCGAGCAACTCCTCGCCAGCATGCCTCTTTCATCGTTCACGCTCGTCATCCGCGCCGGTGCCAAGGGCTGTTATGTCGCCCGAAACGGCGGTCGCAAGCGACAATCCAACACATGGGATGATGCAGGCCCGAAGCGTCGCAAGAAGGAGTATGCCAGAGGTGGCCTTCAGCCGGACACTGATATTGAAGCACTCTTTGCCGGTCTGCTCcaggatggcgatggcgtcgttgttcgcgaggaggtcgagatAGATTCCGGCATCGGGCAATGGATATCTGCTGTTCACACCGACCCCGCCAAGGTCGTCGACCCAACTGGTGGTGGCAACACCTTCTTGGGCGGTCTCGCCGTCGCGCTCGCCAGAGGtaagggcgtcgaggaggctgCAACATGGGGTAGTGTCGCTGCCAGCTTTGCTATTGAGCAAGTAGGTGTGCCCAAGTTGGACCAGGACGAGAACGGCATAGAGACGTGGAACGGCGTCAAGGTAGAAGACAGACTTGCCGAATTCAAGAGTCGCTTATAG
- a CDS encoding DNA helicase — MDSFMLQDAAALDRVRAAQEFLDPQNDSQGRSYRSAIILMLQKNQRRLVVNLDQLRAHSPELASGILEDPFDYSLAFNHALKQIVKTLPQSGDAEKLNDVSYYCAWAGSFGMNACNPRTLSSQHLNSMVSLEGIVTRCSLIRPKVVKSVHYNETKDIFHFREYQDQTMTNGVTTSSAYPQEDDEGNPLTTEYGFSTYRDHQTVSIQEMPERAPAGQLPRGVDVILDDDLVDKVKPGDRVQLVGIYRTLGNRNTNHNSALFKTVIIANHIILLSSKSGGGVATATITDTDIRNINKVAKKKNLLDLLSQSLAPSIYGHAYIKKAILLMLLGGMEKNLENGTHLRGDINILMVGDPSTAKSQLLRFVLNTAPLAIATTGRGSSGVGLTAAVTSDKETGERRLEAGAMVMADRGVVCIDEFDKMSDIDRVAIHEVMEQQTVTIAKAGIHTSLNARCSVVAAANPIFGQYDTHKDPHKNIALPDSLLSRFDLLFVVTDDIEDTRDRQVSEHVLRMHRYRQPGTEEGAPVRENAGQALGVALNNQTDSQRLTDVYEKFDAMLHAGVTLTSGRGANKKPEVLSIPFMKKYIQYAKTRIRPVLTQAASDRIADIYVGLRNDEMEGNQRRTSPLTVRTLETLIRLATAHAKSRLSNRVDERDALAAEGILRFALFKEVVEDESRKKRRKTQTTDFASSSEESSSEDDGDDGNARSSAARTPASRPTRSTRGVARPRATVGNRSDAANGDAQKSDAESPARPNAEEDEDIYDATPRRSHRRGGATSSSTAPHTQTSFASSVPASQLPSQSQEDAENDDELASEAAGLAITNEPISPQRLAAFKTALGQLLNSALFDDDSANVDSVLEAVNKKLQPSSGGAFGKEEAVKALKKMDEANQIMYTDGELVYKI; from the exons CAGAAGAACCAGAGGAGGCTCGTCGTCAATCTCGATCAACTCCGCGCCCATAGCCCCGAACTCGCCTCTGGAATCCTCGAGGACCCTTTCGACTACAGCCTTGCCTTCAATCATGCTCTCAAACAAATCGTAAAGACTTTGCCCCAGTCTGGCGACGCCGAAAAACTGAACGATGTGTCATATTACTGCGCCTGGGCCGGTAGCTTTGGCATGAATGCCTGCAACCCTCGCACCCTATCCTCGCAGCACCTGAACAGCATGGTGTCTCTCGAAGGCATCGTCACGAGATGCTCTTTGATTCGGCCCAAGGTCGTGAAGAGCGTACACTACAACGAGACCAAGGACATCTTCCACTTCCGCGAATACCAGGACCAGACCATGACCAACGGAGTCACCACGTCGAGCGCGTACCCccaggaggacgacgaaggaAACCCCCTCACTACAGAGTACGGCTTTAGCACCTACAGAGACCATCAAACTGTGTCCATTCAGGAGATGCCCGAACGTGCCCCTGCCGGTCAGCTACCTCGCGGCGTGGATGTAATACTCGACGATGACCTTGTGGACAAGGTCAAGCCCGGCGATCGCGTTCAGCTTGTCGGCATTTACAGGACCCTCGGAAACAGAAACACCAACCACAATAGTGCTCTGTTCAAGACCGTCATCATTGCCAATCACATTATTCTTCTTTCTTCGAAGTCTGGGGGAGGTGTCGCGACAGCCACCATCACCGATACCGACATTCGAAATATCAACAAGGTcgcaaagaagaagaatcTTCTCGACTTGTTGTCCCAGTCACTCGCACCGAGTATCTATGGCCATGCTTACATCAAAAAAGCGATCCTCTTGATGCTCCTCGGTGGCATGGAGAAGAACCTCGAGAACGGTACACATTTGAGAGGTGACATTAACATCCTCATGGTGGGCGACCCATCCACGGCCAAATCTCAGCTTCTCCGATTCGTCCTCAATACGGCACCGCTGGCAATCGCCACCACCGGTCGCGGCTCGTCTGGCGTTGGTCTCACTGCTGCTGTGACTTCGGACAAGGAGACTGGAGAGAGGAGACTTGAGGCGGGAGCCATGGTCATGGCTGATCGTGGTGTAGTTTGCATCGACGAGTTCGACAAGATGTCTGACATTGACCGAGTTGCCATCCACGAAGTCATGGAACAGCAAACTGTCACCATTGCCAAGGCGGGTATACACACATCGTTAAACGCCAGATGCAgcgttgtcgccgccgccaatcCCATCTTCGGGCAATACGACACCCACAAAGACCCGCACAAGAACATTGCCCTGCCGGACTCTCTCTTGTCTCGTTTCGATCTTCTGTTTGTTGTCACTGACGACATTGAGGATACGAGAGATCGACAGGTCTCGGAGCACGTTCTGCGGATGCACCGTTACCGTCAACCGGGCACCGAGGAAGGGGCACCGGTGCGCGAGAATGCCGGTCaagccctcggcgtcgcaCTCAACAACCAGACCGATAGTCAACGACTCACTGACGTTTACGAGAAGTTTGACGCGATGCTCCATGCCGGCGTCACGTTGACATCTGGCCGGGGCGCGAACAAGAAGCCCGAGGTCCTCAGCATACCTTTCATGAAGAAATACATCCAGTACGCCAAAACGAGAATTCGCCCGGTCCTGACTCAAGCCGCATCAGACCGTATCGCGGATATCTACGTTGGTCTACGAAACGATGAGATGGAAGGTAACCAACGCCGAACCAGTCCTTTGACTGTTCGTACCTTGGAGACTTTGATTCGTTTGGCTACCGCTCATGCCAAGTCCCGACTTTCCAACAGAGTTGACGAACGTGATGCGCTTGCGGCCGAGGGAATCCTCCGATTCGCCTTGTTCAAAGAagtggtcgaggacgagtcGAGAAAGAAGCGAAGAAAGACACAGACCACCGATTTCGCCTCATCAAGCGAGGAAAGCTCGTccgaggacgatggcgacgatggcaaTGCCAGAAGCTCAGCTGCCCGAACACCAGCCTCGCGACCCACGCGGTCGACAAGAGGTGTTGCACGCCCTCGGGCCACTGTTGGCAATCGGAGCGATGCCGCCAACGGAGATGCTCAAAAGAGTGATGCAGAATCGCCGGCACGACCCAAcgcagaagaagatgaagacaTTTATGATGCCACTCCCCGGAGATCTCACCGCCGTGGTGGCGCTACTTCCTCGAGTACGGCACCGCACACACAGACatcttttgcttcttctgTGCCCGCTTCCCAGTTGCCCTCACAGTCGCAGGAGGATGCAGAGAATGACGATGAGCTGGCGTCGGAGGCGGCTGGCCTTGCTATTACAAACGAACCTATCAGCCCCCAGCGACTGGCAGCTTTCAAGACCGCTCTCGGCCAACTACTCAATTCGGCCTTGTTCGACGACGATTCGGCCAACGTTGATTCTGTTCTTGAAGCCGTCAACAAAAAGCTGCAGCCTAGCAGCGGTGGCGCCTTTGGCAAAGAGGAAGCTGTCAAAGCTCTTAAGAAGATGGACGAAGCTAACCAGATTAT GTACACTGATGGCGAGCTTGTCTACAAGATCTGA
- a CDS encoding Choline/Carnitine O-acyltransferase — protein MAPATKRNNSSLPSGYVEDKSKGPMLRFQDSLPRLPVPTLEETAARYVKTLHPLLSESEFAASKKAVEEFVKPGGVGSKLQEKLLARREDPAHRNWLYEWWNDAAYLSYRDPVVPYVSYFYSHRDDRRRRNPAKRAAAITSSVLEFKKQVDDGTLEPEYMKRLPICMDSYKWMFNTSRVAAKPADYPVKFSHKDHKYIIAIRKNQIFKILHEVDGKQLNASELEQQFNKVYELAQRVPAVGALTSENRDVWADAREILLKASPKNAAALETIEASSFVVCLDDASPVTLEERARQYWHGDGANRWYDKPCQFIVNDNATSGFMGEHSMMDGTPTHRLNDFINDLIFNNKIDLSDPSIRSNLPDPQIVKFEITKEVQAEIDRARKDFHDVISQHELAVQAYQGYGKGLIKKFKCSPDAYVQMVIQLAYHKMYGKNRPTYESAATRRFQQGRTETCRTVSDSSVAWCNAMADPNVEDKDKVDLFRQAIDSHLEYITAASDGKGVDRHLFGLKKLLEPGQELPAIYQDPAFTYSSSWYLSSSQLSSEYFNGYGWSQVIDGGFGIAYMINENSINFNVVSKGLGSQRMSFFLNEAAGDMRDLLMPTIKPAKAKL, from the exons ATGGCTCCCGCCACGAAACGGAACAACAGTTCCCTTCCCTCAG GATATGTCGAGGATAAGTCCAAGGGCCCCATGTTGAGGTTCCAGGACTCTCTGCCCCGGCTACCCGTACCTACGCTCGAGGAGACAGCCGCGCGCTATGTCAAGACACTACACCCCCTTCTCTCCGAGTCCGAGTTCGCCGCCAGCAAAAAGGCCGTTGAAGAGTTCGTTAAGCCCGGTGGCGTCGGCAGCAAACTTCAAGAGAAGCTGCTGGCCCGCAGAGAAGACCCTGCCCACCGAAACTGGCTGTACGAGTGGTGGAACGACGCAGCATACCTGAGCTATAGAGACCCTGTCGTGCCCTACGTCAGCTACTTCTACTCCCACCGCGATGaccggagaaggagaaatCCCGCCAAGagagccgccgccatcacaTCTTCTGTCCTTGAGTTCAAGAAACAGGTTGATGACGGTACCCTCGAGCCCGAATACATGAAGAGACTGCCCATCTGCATGGACAGCTACAAGTGGATGTTCAACACAAGCCGTGTCGCCGCAAAGCCCGCCGACTACCCAGTCAAGTTCTCCCACAAGGATCACAAGTACATAATCGCCATCCGCAAGAACCAGATCTTCAAGATTCTGCACGAGGTCGATGGCAAGCAGCTCAACGCGTCAGAACTCGAGCAGCAGTTCAACAAGGTCTATGAGCTGGCCCAGAGAGTCCCTGCCGTTGGTGCCCTGACCAGTGAGAATCGCGACGTCTGGGCCGATGCGCGCGAGATCTTGCTCAAGGCTAGCCCCAAGAACGCTGCTGCGCTGGAGACCATCGAAGCGTCTTCCTTTGTTGTCTGCCTTGATGACGCCTCCCCCGTTACCCTCGAAGAGCGTGCGCGCCAATACTGGCACGGAGATGGCGCTAACCGTTGGTACGACAAGCCGTGCCAGTTCATCGTCAACGACAATGCTACCTCCGGCTTCATGGGAGAACACTCCATGATGGACGGAACCCCTACACACCGTCTCAACGACTTCATCAACGACCTCATCTTCAATAACAAGATCGACCTCTCCGACCCATCCATTCGCTCCAACCTGCCGGACCCTCAAATTGTCAAGTTCGAAATCACCAAGGAAGTCCAGGCCGAGATTGACCGCGCAAGGAAAGATTTCCACGATGTCATCAGCCAGCACGAGCTTGCCGTCCAGGCCTACCAGGGCTACGGCAAGGGCCTGATCAAAAAGTTCAAGTGCTCGCCCGATGCCTACGTTCAAATGGTCATCCAGCTGGCCTATCACAAGATGTACGGCAAGAACCGCCCTACGTACGAGTCGGCCGCTACCCGCCGCTTCCAACAGGGTCGCACCGAGACGTGCAGGACCGTGTCGGATTCGTCCGTTGCTTGGTGCAACGCCATGGCCGACCCCAACGTTGaagacaaggacaaggtcgACTTGTTCCGCCAGGCCATTGACTCCCATCTCGAGTACATTACCGCTGCTTCGGATGGCAAGGGCGTTGACAGACACTTGTTCGGCCTGAAGAAGCTTCTGGAACCTGGCCAAGAGCTGCCGGCCATCTATCAAGACCCTGCCTTCACGTACTCGTCATCTTGGTACCTTTCGTCTTCGCAGCTTAGCTCCGAGTACTTCAACGGCTACGGATGGAGCCAGGTCATTGACGGCGGATTCGGCATAGCCTACATGATCAATGAGAATAG CATCAACTTCAACGTCGTCTCCAAGGGTCTTGGCAGCCAGCGCATGAGCTTCTTCCTCAACGAGGCCGCGGGCGATATGCGCGACCTGCTCATGCCCACCATCAAGCCGGCAAAGGCCAAGCTGTAA